In Aquimarina spinulae, a single window of DNA contains:
- a CDS encoding nuclear transport factor 2 family protein, which produces MSPKELVEKWVETFNDGNAEKISEFYHDDAVNHQVTNQPVIGKIAIREMFKTEFNQASMNCIIENIFEDNDWGILEWKDPLGLRGCGFFQIENGKIKFQRGYWDKLSFLRQHKLPIPQE; this is translated from the coding sequence ATGAGTCCTAAAGAATTAGTAGAAAAATGGGTAGAAACGTTTAATGATGGAAATGCTGAAAAGATTTCAGAATTTTATCATGATGACGCAGTTAATCATCAAGTGACCAATCAACCAGTTATTGGGAAAATTGCAATTCGAGAAATGTTTAAGACTGAATTCAATCAAGCGAGTATGAATTGCATAATTGAAAATATTTTCGAAGACAATGACTGGGGAATATTAGAATGGAAAGATCCCTTAGGATTACGTGGTTGCGGATTTTTTCAAATTGAAAATGGGAAAATTAAATTTCAAAGAGGATATTGGGACAAATTATCTTTTTTAAGACAACATAAATTACCAATTCCACAAGAATAA
- a CDS encoding cytochrome c biogenesis protein CcdA, translated as MNIYFIAFISGVIAVLTPAVFPYLIITPLIFEKLKNSNRQHKINILLYTIITSLVFVYILTQLISSRLLNEISFDSSYGILIHSSRILFLIWFLSSFTKKYQLLNFGTWMQFFRFLGLLIFSTQLALSAISSTGPILGTLMITNAENNDLISIIPILIAFSIGLILPFMTVLWIFTKKYDNLKLKKWWPNSQLITGGLLLLFSLVQLTLDIINF; from the coding sequence ATGAATATATACTTTATAGCTTTCATCAGTGGTGTTATTGCAGTACTAACCCCTGCAGTTTTTCCTTATTTAATAATCACTCCATTAATATTTGAAAAACTAAAAAACTCTAATAGACAGCACAAAATAAATATCCTTTTATACACAATTATAACGTCACTTGTATTTGTTTATATTTTAACACAGTTGATATCCTCCAGATTATTAAATGAAATAAGTTTTGATTCGAGTTATGGGATTTTAATTCATTCTTCTCGAATATTGTTTTTAATTTGGTTTTTAAGCTCTTTTACCAAAAAATATCAACTTCTAAATTTTGGGACTTGGATGCAATTCTTTCGCTTTTTAGGTTTACTGATATTTAGTACTCAACTTGCTTTATCAGCAATATCTAGCACAGGTCCTATATTAGGAACCCTAATGATTACAAATGCAGAAAATAATGACTTAATAAGCATTATTCCAATTTTAATAGCATTTTCAATTGGATTGATTTTACCTTTTATGACAGTATTGTGGATATTCACGAAAAAATATGACAATTTAAAGCTCAAAAAATGGTGGCCAAATTCGCAACTAATCACTGGTGGTTTATTACTCCTTTTTTCATTGGTTCAATTGACATTAGATATCATTAATTTTTGA
- a CDS encoding DUF3137 domain-containing protein: MTEKDFNDFFDYQLKPKYKSLESVRKKSFKFNRNVRLLLLLLIIGAIYLIFFQYSQIILCLVCLITAFGIHYFFRIDIDATNFKEQYVEKIVRTLMHKVDNSLTYIPTKGVSRDIFNASRILSTKPGFYQSKGLIQGNLNQTAFRFANVHASSSDSAGGGPKTKTLFKGIFYEADFKLPCKHDLYVLPVSASNFMGKLGEWIKENNLFRPDLVKVEDVIFNKIFVVYGNDEAEAHRILNPETRAKLVALYQETRASVYLSIVNSKPYIAIGDYTNYESYFKPCFSQSSLDFDTIKKDYLLLKRYINITKELNHCI, translated from the coding sequence ATGACAGAAAAAGATTTCAATGATTTTTTTGACTACCAATTAAAGCCCAAGTACAAGTCTCTTGAAAGTGTGAGAAAAAAATCTTTCAAGTTTAATCGTAATGTAAGACTCCTATTGCTACTTCTAATTATCGGAGCCATATACTTGATTTTCTTTCAGTACAGTCAAATAATTCTTTGTCTAGTATGTCTAATTACAGCATTTGGAATACATTATTTTTTTCGAATAGATATAGACGCAACTAATTTTAAAGAACAATATGTAGAAAAAATTGTTCGGACTTTAATGCATAAGGTTGACAATAGTTTAACATATATTCCTACTAAAGGCGTTTCTAGAGATATTTTTAATGCGAGTAGAATCCTCTCTACAAAACCAGGTTTTTATCAAAGTAAAGGTTTAATTCAAGGCAATTTAAATCAAACTGCATTTCGCTTTGCAAATGTTCATGCTTCATCCAGTGACAGTGCTGGTGGCGGGCCAAAAACAAAAACACTATTCAAAGGAATTTTCTATGAAGCTGATTTTAAACTTCCTTGTAAACATGATCTCTACGTTCTTCCGGTTTCCGCATCTAATTTTATGGGCAAATTAGGAGAGTGGATTAAAGAAAATAACCTTTTTCGACCTGATTTGGTAAAGGTAGAGGACGTTATTTTTAACAAGATATTTGTTGTTTATGGAAATGATGAAGCTGAAGCCCATCGAATATTAAACCCAGAAACGAGAGCTAAATTGGTAGCACTTTATCAAGAGACGCGTGCTAGTGTATATCTGTCTATTGTAAATTCAAAACCCTACATAGCCATAGGTGACTATACAAATTATGAGAGTTATTTTAAACCGTGTTTTTCTCAATCTTCGCTTGACTTCGATACTATAAAAAAAGATTATTTATTATTAAAACGATATATTAATATCACTAAGGAATTAAATCACTGCATATGA
- a CDS encoding sodium:solute symporter, which produces MQTIDWIVLLGTLLFIVLYGAWKTKGSKNVKDYIRGGNDAHWWTIGLSVMATQASAITFLSAPGQAFHDGMGFVQFYFGVPIAMVVICMVFIPMYHKLNVYTAYEYLESRFDLKTRSLTAILFLVQRGLAAGITIFAPAIILSSVLGWDLITLNIIIGILVIIYTVSGGTKAVNITQKQQMGIIFIGMLVAFFIIISYLPEGITFSKALDIAGASGKMEILDFSFDLDNRYTFWSGIIGGTFLALSYFGTDQSQVQRYLTGKSIKESQLGLLFNGLLKVPMQFFILLVGVMVFVFYQFNASPLNFNPKGKEAILNTEYAEQYTALENKLAEIHSSKDAVIKGYLVDQESGNKSLIEELNKKEKETREAAKVLIKKADTTVETNDKDYVFIHFILNNLPRGLIGLLLAVILSAAMSSTASELNALASTTAIDLYKRNVAEEKSDQHYVSASKFFTLGWGVLAIIVACFANLFDNLIQLVNIIGSIFYGNVLGIFLLAFFIKFVHSNATFVAALITQVIVILGWYYDWMPYLWLNLFGCALVMTIAIFIQPLIGSKPKITT; this is translated from the coding sequence ATGCAAACCATAGATTGGATCGTACTACTAGGAACCTTACTATTTATAGTACTATATGGTGCCTGGAAAACCAAAGGCAGTAAAAATGTAAAAGATTATATTCGAGGAGGTAATGATGCACATTGGTGGACCATTGGTCTATCGGTGATGGCAACACAAGCAAGTGCTATTACTTTTCTTTCTGCTCCAGGCCAGGCTTTTCATGACGGTATGGGGTTTGTACAATTCTACTTTGGGGTTCCTATTGCCATGGTTGTCATTTGTATGGTTTTTATACCAATGTATCATAAGCTAAATGTCTACACAGCATATGAATATCTCGAAAGCCGATTCGATCTCAAAACCAGAAGCTTAACAGCTATTCTATTTTTGGTTCAAAGAGGATTAGCTGCCGGGATTACTATTTTTGCGCCAGCTATAATATTATCATCTGTACTAGGTTGGGATCTAATTACTTTAAATATCATCATAGGTATACTAGTAATTATATACACTGTTTCTGGAGGAACAAAAGCAGTTAATATTACTCAGAAACAACAGATGGGTATTATTTTTATTGGTATGTTGGTTGCCTTTTTTATTATCATAAGTTACCTCCCAGAGGGAATTACTTTTTCTAAAGCACTAGATATTGCAGGTGCCAGCGGAAAAATGGAAATCCTTGACTTCTCCTTTGATCTCGATAATCGTTATACGTTCTGGAGTGGAATCATTGGAGGAACATTTTTGGCCCTCTCCTACTTTGGTACTGATCAAAGCCAGGTACAACGGTATTTAACCGGTAAATCTATAAAAGAAAGTCAGCTAGGACTTTTGTTTAATGGATTGCTCAAAGTACCTATGCAGTTTTTTATTCTCTTAGTTGGGGTGATGGTATTTGTTTTTTACCAATTTAATGCGTCTCCCTTAAATTTCAATCCAAAAGGAAAAGAAGCTATACTTAACACAGAATATGCAGAACAATACACAGCATTAGAAAACAAACTTGCAGAAATTCATAGCTCAAAAGATGCTGTAATTAAAGGCTATCTGGTAGATCAAGAATCAGGTAATAAAAGTTTAATTGAGGAGCTAAACAAAAAAGAAAAAGAAACCCGTGAAGCTGCTAAAGTATTAATTAAAAAAGCAGATACAACAGTAGAGACAAATGATAAAGATTATGTATTTATTCATTTTATTTTAAACAATCTACCCAGAGGGCTTATCGGTCTGCTCCTTGCTGTTATCTTATCTGCTGCCATGTCGTCTACAGCTTCAGAATTAAATGCTTTGGCATCAACTACTGCAATTGATTTATACAAACGAAATGTAGCCGAAGAAAAAAGTGATCAACATTATGTATCTGCTTCCAAATTTTTCACTCTGGGATGGGGTGTATTGGCCATCATAGTAGCCTGTTTTGCCAATTTATTCGACAATCTTATTCAATTGGTAAATATTATTGGTTCAATTTTTTATGGAAATGTGCTAGGCATATTCTTATTAGCTTTCTTTATAAAATTTGTACATAGCAACGCTACCTTTGTAGCAGCACTTATTACTCAGGTAATTGTTATTCTTGGCTGGTATTATGACTGGATGCCATATCTATGGCTTAATTTATTTGGATGTGCTTTGGTAATGACTATCGCGATATTTATACAACCGTTAATCGGATCTAAACCCAAAATAACAACCTAA
- a CDS encoding Gfo/Idh/MocA family protein, translating into MSVEKIIKWGIIGCGKIAHLFANDLKSVPNARLHAVASRNLKKAQEFGKEHHASTCYDNYETLSLDPDIDVIYIATPHVFHYENTLMCLTHKKAVLCEKPFAIDTTQVEEMIALAKKNKVFLMEALWTYFLPHYTYVLDIVASNALGKVKTLKADFGFTTPFDPDGRVFNKKLGGGSLLDVGIYPLFAALSILGYPEEVNAQATIGKTGVDEDCSIQLQYKNGVTASLFSAVTKETDTTAILEFEKGSIIINSRFHEPSSITIQKEGKSEHIEFKVTTNGYNYEAIHVQEMLLQNRIESTIMSFEKSLQLINLLDTVREKIGLHYD; encoded by the coding sequence ATGAGTGTTGAAAAAATCATAAAATGGGGGATCATTGGTTGTGGTAAAATAGCGCATCTGTTTGCTAATGACCTAAAATCGGTTCCTAATGCAAGGCTTCATGCCGTTGCAAGCAGGAATCTAAAAAAGGCTCAGGAGTTTGGGAAGGAGCATCACGCCTCGACCTGTTATGATAACTATGAAACCTTAAGTCTGGATCCCGATATTGATGTGATATATATTGCAACGCCACATGTATTTCACTATGAAAATACGTTGATGTGCCTTACCCATAAGAAGGCAGTTCTATGCGAAAAACCGTTTGCTATAGATACTACCCAGGTCGAAGAAATGATCGCGCTAGCAAAAAAGAACAAGGTATTTTTGATGGAAGCACTATGGACGTATTTTCTTCCGCATTACACCTATGTTTTAGATATTGTTGCATCTAATGCGCTTGGTAAAGTAAAAACGCTGAAAGCAGATTTTGGTTTCACAACCCCTTTTGATCCCGACGGAAGAGTGTTTAACAAAAAACTTGGAGGAGGAAGTCTCCTCGATGTAGGAATATATCCATTATTTGCTGCATTAAGCATTTTGGGATATCCCGAAGAAGTAAATGCCCAGGCTACTATAGGAAAAACAGGAGTTGATGAAGATTGTAGTATCCAGCTTCAGTATAAAAATGGAGTTACAGCCTCGCTATTTAGTGCTGTTACTAAAGAAACCGATACAACCGCTATCCTAGAGTTCGAAAAAGGATCTATCATTATCAATAGTCGTTTTCACGAACCATCTTCTATCACCATCCAAAAAGAAGGAAAATCAGAACATATAGAATTTAAGGTGACTACCAACGGTTATAACTATGAAGCCATTCATGTACAGGAAATGTTGCTACAAAACCGTATAGAAAGTACAATTATGAGTTTCGAAAAAAGTCTTCAGTTAATCAACCTGTTAGATACAGTTAGAGAAAAAATAGGTTTGCATTACGATTAA